The proteins below come from a single Triticum aestivum cultivar Chinese Spring chromosome 5D, IWGSC CS RefSeq v2.1, whole genome shotgun sequence genomic window:
- the LOC123120863 gene encoding cytochrome c oxidase assembly protein COX19 isoform X2, with protein sequence MSAGGAFGGNRGVRPVPPEKGVFPLDHLHECDLEKEDYLACLKSTGAQSEKCRMFSKKYLECRMERNLMAKQDMSELGFSDADVVVTPSEEKHKLQSPASDSKERK encoded by the exons GTGGAGCGTTTGGTGGAAACAGGGGAGTGAGGCCTGTACCTCCTGAAAAGGGTGTATTCCCTCTTGATCACCTGCACGAGTGTGACCTG GAGAAGGAGGACTATCTTGCCTGCCTGAAATCAACAGGGGCTCAGTCTGAAAAATGTCGGATGTTCTCGAAGAAATACTTGGAATGTAGGATGGAGAG AAACCTGATGGCGAAGCAAGATATGTCAGAGCTTGGGTTCAGTGACGCAGACGTTGTGGTCACACCTTCAGAGGAGAAGCACAAACTGCAGAGTCCAGCAAGTGATTCGAAAGAGAGGAAATAG
- the LOC123120863 gene encoding cytochrome c oxidase assembly protein COX19 isoform X1, whose translation MSAGGAFGGNRGVRPVPPEKGVFPLDHLHECDLEKEDYLACLKSTGAQSEKCRMFSKKYLECRMERILNHVVLAQSRNLMAKQDMSELGFSDADVVVTPSEEKHKLQSPASDSKERK comes from the exons GTGGAGCGTTTGGTGGAAACAGGGGAGTGAGGCCTGTACCTCCTGAAAAGGGTGTATTCCCTCTTGATCACCTGCACGAGTGTGACCTG GAGAAGGAGGACTATCTTGCCTGCCTGAAATCAACAGGGGCTCAGTCTGAAAAATGTCGGATGTTCTCGAAGAAATACTTGGAATGTAGGATGGAGAG GATTCTAAATCATGTTGTTCTTGCACAATCCAGAAACCTGATGGCGAAGCAAGATATGTCAGAGCTTGGGTTCAGTGACGCAGACGTTGTGGTCACACCTTCAGAGGAGAAGCACAAACTGCAGAGTCCAGCAAGTGATTCGAAAGAGAGGAAATAG